A DNA window from Roseovarius sp. Pro17 contains the following coding sequences:
- a CDS encoding response regulator: MIKVLHVEDDADIREISQMALALSGEFLVMQSKSGEEALKQAETFRPDVILLDVMMPGMTGPQTLERMRQLPSVANVPAIFMTARTQQIDIDGLLRAGAVDVISKPFDPMSLGHTIREILDGLRQQEVDEVSDSAV; this comes from the coding sequence ATGATCAAGGTACTTCATGTTGAGGATGACGCAGACATCCGAGAAATTTCCCAGATGGCACTTGCGCTCTCGGGAGAATTTCTGGTCATGCAATCCAAGTCTGGCGAAGAGGCCCTGAAGCAAGCCGAGACATTCAGGCCTGATGTAATTTTACTGGACGTAATGATGCCTGGTATGACAGGTCCGCAGACACTTGAGCGCATGCGGCAATTGCCGTCGGTTGCAAATGTGCCGGCAATTTTCATGACTGCACGCACACAGCAGATCGATATCGATGGACTGCTCAGAGCGGGTGCGGTTGATGTTATCAGCAAACCTTTTGACCCCATGTCCTTAGGGCACACAATTCGAGAAATCCTAGATGGGTTGAGGCAGCAGGAGGTTGATGAAGTTAGCGATTCTGCGGTGTGA